One Roseomonas sp. OT10 DNA window includes the following coding sequences:
- a CDS encoding uracil-DNA glycosylase codes for MDMTEADALRAALALQIAWGADEALEDAPLDRARPRPAAAPLAAATPSVAVPPEAAAPPARRPPAAPPARPLRAALDPGAVLAPAALRAADLAAAADSLEALKAAMQRFEAALRDTATNIVFSDGVAESGLMMIGEAPGADEDRLGKPFVGVSGRLLDRMVASIGLSRERDFYLTNILCWRPPGNRTPTDAEVSLFLPFARRHIALARPRLVVLLGGTAAKALLGAKEGITRLRGRWHMLEVEGLGRVPALPALHPAYLLRQPAAKREAWQDLILLRRRLDAGRDGGG; via the coding sequence ATGGATATGACGGAGGCCGACGCCCTGCGCGCGGCGCTCGCCCTGCAGATCGCCTGGGGCGCCGACGAGGCGCTGGAGGACGCGCCGCTCGACCGCGCCCGCCCGCGCCCGGCCGCGGCGCCGCTGGCCGCCGCTACGCCGTCGGTCGCCGTCCCGCCGGAGGCCGCGGCGCCGCCCGCCCGCCGCCCGCCGGCTGCCCCCCCGGCGCGGCCGCTCCGTGCCGCGCTGGACCCGGGGGCCGTGCTGGCCCCGGCGGCGCTGCGTGCGGCCGACCTCGCCGCCGCGGCCGACAGCCTGGAGGCGCTGAAGGCGGCGATGCAACGGTTCGAGGCCGCGCTGCGCGACACCGCCACGAACATCGTCTTCTCGGACGGCGTGGCGGAATCCGGGCTGATGATGATCGGCGAGGCCCCCGGCGCCGACGAGGACCGGCTGGGCAAGCCCTTCGTCGGCGTCTCGGGCAGGCTGCTGGACCGGATGGTGGCGAGCATCGGGCTGAGCCGGGAGCGGGATTTCTACCTGACCAACATCCTGTGCTGGCGCCCGCCCGGGAACCGGACCCCGACCGACGCGGAAGTGTCGCTCTTCCTCCCCTTCGCCCGTCGCCACATCGCCCTGGCCCGGCCCCGGCTCGTCGTGCTGCTCGGGGGGACGGCGGCGAAGGCGCTGCTGGGGGCCAAGGAGGGGATCACGCGGCTGCGGGGCCGCTGGCACATGCTGGAGGTCGAGGGGCTGGGCCGCGTCCCCGCCCTGCCGGCGCTGCACCCCGCCTACCTCCTGCGCCAGCCGGCCGCGAAGCGCGAGGCGTGGCAGGACCTGATCCTGCTGCGGCGCCGCCTGGATGCCGGGCGCGACGGGGGCGGCTGA
- a CDS encoding peroxiredoxin — protein MTIQPGDRFPAVKIMQATAEGPREVDTGTLFASGTSVLFGVPGAFTPTCSARHLPGYVEKAAELRAKGVDRVACVAVNDAFVMAAWGKDQGITDQVAMLADGSGALTKALGLELDLTARGLGVRSQRFAMVIKDGVVARIAVEAPGAFEVSGVDAVLASL, from the coding sequence TTGACGATCCAGCCCGGAGACCGCTTCCCCGCGGTCAAGATCATGCAGGCCACCGCCGAGGGCCCGCGCGAGGTGGACACGGGGACCCTCTTCGCCAGCGGCACCTCCGTCCTCTTCGGCGTTCCCGGGGCCTTCACCCCCACCTGCTCCGCCCGGCACCTGCCCGGCTATGTGGAGAAGGCGGCGGAGCTGAGGGCGAAAGGCGTGGACCGGGTCGCCTGCGTCGCCGTGAACGACGCCTTCGTGATGGCGGCCTGGGGCAAGGACCAGGGCATCACCGACCAGGTGGCGATGCTGGCCGACGGGTCCGGCGCGCTCACCAAGGCCCTGGGGCTGGAGCTGGACCTGACCGCGCGCGGCCTCGGCGTGCGCTCGCAGCGCTTCGCCATGGTCATCAAGGACGGCGTCGTCGCCCGTATCGCCGTGGAGGCGCCGGGCGCCTTCGAGGTCAGCGGCGTCGACGCCGTCCTGGCCTCGCTGTAA
- a CDS encoding alcohol dehydrogenase yields the protein MRAWAVVENGKPLQEIELPTPEPVGKQVLLEVTHCGVCHSDLHIWEGEYDLGSRGKMTMKDRGLVLPLAMGHEIVGKVLRWGPEAKGLTAGQAKVVYPWVGCGHCDRCLAEEDHMCLQGKALGIFQNGGYATHVLVPEPRHLVDLDGIEPAVAATYACSGITVYSAIRKVMPLPPDTPIVLVGAGGLGLNAIAMLRALGHRRIVSVDVSAEKLATAREAGATDTVQAGGEDTTARIVETCGGPVRAVIDLVNGTATARFAFDALVKGGTLVQVGLFGGELAVPLPLMAMRALSLRGSYVGSPGDLRAVVGLAKEGRLSPLPVSTMPMEQADAALNRLREGRVTGRVVLSAA from the coding sequence ATGCGGGCCTGGGCCGTCGTGGAGAACGGGAAGCCGTTGCAGGAGATCGAGCTGCCCACCCCGGAGCCGGTGGGGAAGCAGGTGCTGCTGGAGGTGACGCATTGCGGCGTCTGCCATTCCGACCTGCACATCTGGGAGGGCGAGTACGACCTCGGCAGCCGCGGCAAGATGACCATGAAGGACCGCGGCCTGGTCCTGCCGCTGGCCATGGGGCATGAGATCGTCGGCAAGGTGCTGCGCTGGGGCCCCGAGGCGAAGGGGCTGACGGCGGGCCAGGCGAAGGTCGTCTACCCCTGGGTCGGCTGCGGCCATTGCGACCGCTGCCTCGCCGAGGAGGACCACATGTGCCTCCAGGGCAAGGCGCTGGGCATCTTCCAGAACGGCGGCTACGCGACGCACGTGCTGGTGCCGGAGCCGCGCCACCTCGTGGACCTGGACGGGATCGAGCCGGCCGTGGCCGCGACCTATGCCTGCTCCGGCATCACCGTCTATTCGGCGATCCGCAAGGTGATGCCGCTGCCCCCGGATACGCCCATCGTGCTGGTCGGGGCGGGCGGGCTGGGGCTGAACGCCATCGCCATGCTCCGGGCGCTGGGGCACCGGCGCATCGTCTCGGTCGACGTCTCCGCGGAGAAGCTCGCCACCGCCCGCGAGGCGGGCGCCACCGACACGGTGCAGGCGGGCGGCGAGGACACCACCGCGCGGATCGTCGAGACCTGCGGCGGCCCGGTGCGCGCCGTGATCGACCTGGTCAACGGCACCGCCACGGCGCGCTTCGCCTTCGATGCGCTGGTGAAGGGCGGGACGCTGGTGCAGGTCGGCCTGTTCGGCGGCGAGCTGGCGGTGCCGTTGCCGCTGATGGCGATGCGCGCCCTGTCGCTGCGCGGTTCCTATGTCGGCTCTCCGGGCGACCTGCGCGCGGTGGTCGGGCTGGCGAAGGAGGGGCGGCTGTCGCCGCTGCCCGTCTCCACCATGCCGATGGAGCAGGCGGACGCCGCCCTGAACCGGCTGCGCGAGGGCCGCGTCACCGGCCGCGTCGTGCTGTCCGCCGCGTGA
- a CDS encoding cytochrome P450, whose translation MSAPVPAGAAPSPQGAAGAFTPPRPEPPESAPGLLRGLLAYRGDILRALPRLAYRRQVMSVRLLRRRVVIVNDPEVVREVFVARAEAYNRKSHFKEQALRPVIGESLFANHGTLWARRRPAVARLLHPGGVARFQPHFVEAGHWLDGRWAGAPDRVVDVAPDLAAATLRVMLRATFGPAVPEEEAEGIAAAFATYQARVNVIDLPHLLGLPGPLAGRQGVAARAAAATIRRRIGALLGMAVPPDGLLAGMREARGEDGTPLLDAAGLLDEVAMLLLAGSETAANALAWTLYLLAADPAAAARVREEAMAVLGAAEPQAARLPQLTEARAVLQEAMRLYPPVAVLARQAARADVIRRWPLRAGDTLLCIPWLLHRHEEIWEQPHAFRPERFRPENAKRIPRFAYLPFGVGPRVCAGAAFGLAEMTTLLAMLIRRFDLAPGPGAPPLPRFRLTLRPEGGMRLRLQPRPVG comes from the coding sequence GTGAGCGCGCCCGTCCCGGCGGGCGCCGCGCCGTCCCCCCAGGGGGCGGCGGGGGCTTTCACCCCGCCGCGGCCCGAGCCGCCAGAAAGCGCGCCCGGGCTGCTGCGCGGCCTGCTGGCCTATCGCGGCGACATCCTGCGCGCCCTGCCGCGGCTGGCCTACCGGCGGCAGGTCATGTCCGTGCGGCTGCTCCGCCGCCGCGTCGTCATCGTCAACGATCCGGAGGTCGTGCGGGAGGTCTTCGTCGCCCGCGCCGAAGCCTACAACCGCAAGAGCCACTTCAAGGAGCAGGCGCTGCGGCCGGTGATCGGCGAGAGCCTCTTCGCCAACCACGGGACCCTCTGGGCGCGCCGCCGGCCGGCGGTGGCGCGGCTGCTGCACCCCGGCGGCGTGGCGCGCTTCCAGCCGCATTTCGTCGAGGCGGGGCACTGGCTGGACGGGCGCTGGGCGGGGGCGCCGGACAGGGTAGTGGACGTGGCGCCGGACCTCGCGGCGGCGACGCTGCGGGTGATGCTGCGGGCCACCTTCGGGCCTGCCGTCCCGGAGGAGGAGGCCGAGGGCATCGCCGCAGCCTTCGCCACCTACCAGGCGCGGGTGAACGTGATTGACCTGCCGCACCTGCTGGGGCTGCCGGGGCCGCTCGCCGGCCGGCAGGGCGTGGCCGCGCGCGCGGCGGCGGCCACCATCCGCCGGCGCATCGGCGCGCTGCTGGGCATGGCCGTGCCGCCGGATGGCCTGCTCGCCGGGATGCGGGAGGCCAGGGGCGAGGACGGCACGCCGCTGCTCGATGCGGCGGGGCTGCTGGACGAGGTGGCGATGCTGCTCCTGGCGGGCAGCGAGACGGCGGCCAATGCCCTCGCCTGGACGCTCTACCTGCTGGCCGCCGACCCCGCCGCGGCGGCGAGGGTCCGGGAGGAGGCGATGGCCGTCCTGGGCGCCGCCGAGCCGCAGGCGGCGCGGCTGCCCCAGCTCACCGAGGCCAGGGCGGTGCTGCAGGAGGCGATGCGCCTCTACCCGCCGGTCGCCGTGCTGGCGCGGCAGGCGGCGCGGGCCGACGTGATCCGGCGCTGGCCGCTGCGGGCGGGCGACACGCTGCTCTGCATCCCCTGGCTGCTGCACCGGCACGAGGAGATCTGGGAGCAGCCGCACGCCTTCCGGCCGGAGCGGTTTCGCCCCGAGAACGCGAAGCGCATCCCGCGCTTCGCCTACCTGCCCTTCGGGGTGGGGCCGCGGGTCTGCGCCGGGGCGGCCTTCGGCCTGGCGGAGATGACGACGCTGCTGGCCATGCTGATCCGCCGCTTCGACCTCGCGCCCGGCCCCGGCGCGCCGCCGCTGCCGCGCTTCCGCCTGACGCTGCGGCCGGAGGGGGGGATGCGGCTGCGGCTTCAGCCGCGGCCGGTGGGGTAG
- a CDS encoding YidB family protein — MAAAPGRHGKRAASRRDDNPVRPTAFSAGRAGGQAMNEMLSRLGGAALNDMRGTPLDSILNQLMNGQQGASGLQALVDRLRQGGLGPQVDSWVGEGENADVAPQDLERALGAEEIGRMSQATGVPQQGMSGILAALLPMLINALTPRGQLPTRDEELPSQGSSGGLGGILGGILGQLGGGGGQAPTSGTGSLQDILGSLLGGRGTQR; from the coding sequence ATGGCAGCAGCCCCGGGCCGGCATGGCAAGCGGGCAGCGTCGCGCCGGGACGACAACCCCGTCCGCCCGACGGCGTTCTCCGCAGGCCGAGCAGGAGGACAGGCGATGAACGAGATGCTTTCGCGACTGGGCGGCGCCGCGCTGAACGACATGCGCGGGACGCCGCTGGACAGCATCCTGAACCAGCTCATGAACGGCCAGCAGGGGGCGTCCGGGCTCCAGGCGCTGGTCGACCGGCTGCGTCAGGGCGGGCTGGGACCGCAGGTGGATTCCTGGGTCGGCGAGGGCGAGAACGCGGACGTCGCCCCGCAGGATCTGGAGCGTGCGCTGGGCGCCGAGGAGATCGGACGTATGTCGCAGGCGACCGGCGTGCCGCAGCAGGGCATGTCCGGCATCCTCGCGGCGCTGCTGCCGATGCTGATCAACGCCCTCACCCCGCGCGGGCAGCTCCCGACACGGGACGAGGAGCTGCCGAGCCAGGGCTCCTCCGGCGGACTCGGCGGCATCCTCGGGGGTATCCTGGGCCAGCTGGGGGGCGGCGGCGGACAGGCGCCGACCTCCGGCACGGGCAGCTTGCAGGACATCCTCGGCTCCCTCCTGGGCGGGCGTGGGACGCAGCGCTGA
- a CDS encoding cupin domain-containing protein, whose product MHWHSQAHEALWVVRGHVRVQLGGDDGPVVTLAAGDAVVLPAGTGHRNRGASADLLIVGAYPDGTGEVDLGRDGEALEPAARRVAEVPDPPCCPVTGGPYPTGRG is encoded by the coding sequence CTGCACTGGCATTCCCAGGCGCACGAGGCGCTCTGGGTGGTGCGCGGCCATGTCAGGGTGCAGCTGGGCGGCGATGACGGGCCGGTGGTCACGCTGGCGGCCGGCGATGCCGTGGTGCTGCCGGCCGGCACGGGCCATCGCAACCGCGGCGCCAGCGCCGACCTGCTGATCGTCGGCGCCTATCCGGACGGCACGGGCGAGGTCGATCTCGGCCGCGACGGCGAGGCACTGGAGCCGGCCGCGCGGCGGGTGGCGGAGGTGCCCGACCCGCCCTGCTGCCCCGTGACGGGCGGCCCCTACCCCACCGGCCGCGGCTGA
- a CDS encoding lytic transglycosylase domain-containing protein — MGAQNTNAVARRPFTLSLHHRRTARVATVMLASLLGSTLPRTGTAQTLPHTPLDLSVTQQPAVPSRGNTLTRSASIRILPATDRRGSWAATPRRQVASLAEAARSARPQPAPQVVLASSSRAARANPLGRSVRLSEIAVAPALRPGQVAGLPQPLAPSDATRLRRAFELQKGGDIAGADREISLLEDRRLVGHLLAERWLAKRTEPSPAQLQSWLAANADHPDAPAIYALLAERSPRGASLPPAPSDATLAATTDIVPEESTPASRAVVRNQTLDRSVRDRAQSGDATAALRLINGTRGMTPAYAALLKGEVAQALFQRGDDTEAFRVAAEAVRNAPGRALPAFVAGLAAWGRGQFDIARPYFEAAARADDAPAVLRAAAAFWTARAAVRARQPQLYVSWMLQAAQEPRTFYGLVARRALGLPPGFAWERDSAAEIEAAALAENAGGWRALALLQVGQKDRAEAELRRLWPAVQGNPMLSRATLAAATQAGMTEFAAQLAGLAQTEDGRPRDFTRFPVPKLEPLNGYRVDPALIYALARQESNFDPRAVSGAGARGLMQVMPATAAFVANDSSLGGPLGAQRLHDPAFSLEIGQRYLHHLAQQEQVKGDLIRVLAGYNAGPGNLQRWQPSNQHRDDPFLFIESIPIDETRNFVQRVLTYSWIYASRLGLPSPSLDALAAGAFPRFTSAEEVARMVRQQGAVRNAAAH; from the coding sequence ATGGGAGCCCAGAACACGAACGCCGTCGCGAGACGACCTTTCACCCTGTCCCTTCATCACCGCCGTACCGCCCGCGTCGCCACCGTCATGCTGGCCTCGCTGCTCGGCAGCACCCTGCCGAGGACCGGTACCGCCCAGACCCTTCCGCACACCCCGCTGGACCTGTCCGTCACCCAGCAGCCTGCCGTCCCGTCCCGGGGAAACACGCTGACGCGCAGCGCCAGCATCCGCATCCTGCCCGCCACGGACCGGCGCGGCAGCTGGGCCGCCACGCCACGCCGGCAGGTCGCGAGCCTCGCCGAAGCCGCCCGTTCCGCGCGCCCCCAGCCCGCGCCGCAGGTGGTCCTCGCCTCCTCCAGCCGGGCGGCGCGGGCGAACCCGCTGGGACGCTCCGTGCGGCTCAGCGAGATCGCCGTCGCCCCCGCCCTCCGCCCCGGCCAGGTGGCCGGGCTGCCGCAGCCGCTCGCCCCCTCCGACGCCACCCGTCTGCGGCGGGCCTTCGAGTTGCAGAAGGGCGGCGACATCGCCGGTGCCGACCGCGAGATCTCCCTGCTGGAGGATCGCCGACTGGTCGGCCACCTGCTGGCCGAGCGCTGGCTGGCGAAGCGGACGGAGCCGAGCCCGGCCCAGCTCCAGTCCTGGCTGGCCGCCAACGCCGACCATCCGGACGCCCCGGCGATCTACGCCCTGCTGGCCGAGCGCAGCCCGCGCGGGGCCAGCCTGCCGCCGGCCCCGTCGGATGCCACCCTGGCCGCCACCACGGACATCGTGCCGGAGGAAAGCACCCCCGCCTCGCGGGCGGTCGTGCGGAACCAGACCCTGGACCGCTCCGTCCGCGACCGGGCCCAGTCGGGCGATGCCACCGCGGCGCTGCGCCTGATCAACGGCACGCGCGGCATGACTCCGGCCTATGCCGCCCTGCTCAAGGGCGAGGTGGCGCAGGCCCTGTTCCAGCGCGGCGACGACACGGAAGCGTTCCGCGTCGCCGCCGAGGCGGTGCGCAACGCCCCCGGCCGGGCCCTGCCGGCCTTCGTCGCGGGCCTCGCCGCCTGGGGCCGCGGGCAGTTCGACATCGCCCGGCCCTATTTCGAAGCCGCCGCCCGGGCCGACGACGCCCCGGCCGTGCTGCGCGCCGCCGCCGCCTTCTGGACCGCCCGCGCGGCCGTCCGGGCCCGGCAGCCGCAGCTCTACGTCTCCTGGATGCTCCAGGCGGCGCAGGAGCCGCGGACCTTCTACGGGCTGGTGGCCCGCCGCGCGCTCGGCCTGCCGCCTGGCTTCGCCTGGGAGCGCGACTCGGCCGCGGAGATCGAGGCCGCCGCCCTGGCCGAGAATGCCGGCGGCTGGCGGGCGCTCGCCCTGCTCCAGGTCGGCCAGAAGGACCGGGCGGAGGCGGAGCTGCGCCGGCTCTGGCCCGCCGTGCAGGGCAACCCGATGCTCTCCCGCGCGACGCTGGCCGCCGCGACCCAGGCGGGGATGACGGAGTTCGCCGCCCAGCTCGCCGGGCTGGCCCAGACGGAGGATGGCCGCCCGCGCGACTTCACGCGCTTCCCCGTGCCCAAGCTGGAGCCCCTCAACGGCTACCGCGTCGATCCCGCGCTGATCTACGCCCTGGCCCGGCAGGAATCGAACTTCGACCCCCGGGCGGTGTCCGGGGCCGGGGCGCGCGGCCTGATGCAGGTGATGCCGGCCACCGCGGCCTTCGTCGCCAACGACTCCTCGCTGGGCGGGCCGCTGGGGGCGCAGCGCCTGCACGACCCCGCCTTCAGCCTGGAGATCGGACAGCGCTACCTCCACCACCTGGCGCAGCAGGAGCAGGTGAAGGGCGACCTCATCCGGGTGCTGGCCGGGTACAATGCCGGGCCCGGCAACCTGCAGCGCTGGCAGCCCTCCAACCAGCATCGCGACGACCCGTTCCTGTTCATCGAATCCATCCCGATCGATGAAACGCGGAACTTCGTGCAGCGCGTGCTGACCTATTCCTGGATCTACGCCAGCCGCCTCGGCCTGCCGTCGCCCAGCCTGGATGCGCTGGCGGCCGGGGCCTTTCCCCGCTTCACCAGCGCGGAGGAGGTGGCGCGCATGGTCCGCCAGCAGGGCGCGGTACGGAACGCCGCGGCCCACTGA
- a CDS encoding electron transfer flavoprotein-ubiquinone oxidoreductase, with protein sequence MEFDVLVVGGGPAGLAAAIRLKQVSPGLSVCLVEKGSEIGAHILSGAVLEPRALDELFPDWRDDPPALATPAGEDRFMLLTERRAFRLPTPPQMHNHGNWIVSLGNVCRWLGAKAEALGVEVYPGFAASETILEDGQVRGVVAGVMGITRDGEEGPNFQPGMELRATYTLFAEGCRGSLTKRLEAGFDLRRDAWPQTYALGMKELWEIPKERHTPGLVWHSVGWPLPRDTYGGSWLYMLGENLVSTGFVVGLDYPNPWLSPFDEFQRFKTHPEVRRMLEGGKRIAYGARALNEGGWQSIPRLAFPGGVLIGDGAGFLNVPKIKGTHLAMKTGMLAAEAAAEALAGDRRAVLDAYPRSIQSSWVAEELKGVRNIRPGFARLGFWGGMAHAALDTYVLKGRAPWTMKHHADHETLRDAAQSPRIAYPKPDGVLSFDRLSSVFLSNTNHEEDQPVHLVLKDPARWKPVNWDRFRSPESRYCPAAVYEAVGPEAERVLKGEPDAQALEAPGGQSAEVEAGDAAARLVINAQNCVHCKTCDIKDPSQNIDWHTPEGGGGPNYIGGM encoded by the coding sequence ATGGAATTCGACGTGCTGGTGGTGGGGGGTGGCCCTGCGGGGCTGGCCGCTGCGATCCGGCTGAAGCAGGTCTCGCCGGGGCTGAGCGTCTGCCTGGTGGAGAAGGGCAGCGAGATCGGCGCCCATATCCTCTCCGGCGCGGTGCTGGAGCCGCGGGCGCTGGACGAGCTGTTCCCCGACTGGCGCGACGACCCGCCGGCGCTCGCCACCCCGGCCGGCGAGGACCGCTTCATGCTGCTGACCGAGAGGCGGGCGTTCAGGCTGCCCACGCCGCCGCAGATGCACAACCACGGCAACTGGATCGTCAGCCTGGGCAATGTCTGCCGCTGGCTGGGCGCGAAGGCCGAGGCGCTGGGGGTGGAGGTCTATCCGGGCTTCGCGGCTTCCGAGACCATCCTCGAGGACGGGCAGGTCCGGGGCGTGGTCGCCGGGGTGATGGGCATCACCCGCGACGGCGAGGAGGGGCCGAACTTCCAGCCGGGGATGGAGCTGCGCGCCACCTACACCCTCTTCGCGGAGGGCTGCCGCGGCTCGCTGACCAAGCGGCTGGAAGCCGGGTTCGACCTGCGCCGCGACGCGTGGCCGCAGACCTATGCGCTGGGCATGAAGGAGCTGTGGGAGATCCCGAAGGAGCGGCACACGCCCGGGCTGGTGTGGCACTCCGTCGGCTGGCCGCTGCCGCGCGACACCTATGGCGGGTCGTGGCTGTACATGCTGGGCGAGAACCTGGTCTCCACCGGCTTCGTGGTGGGGCTGGACTATCCCAACCCCTGGCTCTCCCCCTTCGACGAGTTCCAGCGCTTCAAGACCCACCCCGAGGTGCGGAGGATGCTGGAGGGGGGCAAGCGCATCGCCTACGGCGCCCGCGCCCTGAACGAGGGCGGCTGGCAGTCCATCCCCCGCCTCGCCTTCCCCGGCGGCGTGCTGATCGGCGACGGGGCGGGGTTCCTGAACGTGCCCAAGATCAAGGGCACGCACCTGGCCATGAAGACGGGCATGCTGGCGGCCGAAGCCGCGGCCGAGGCCCTGGCCGGCGACCGGCGCGCGGTGCTGGACGCCTATCCGCGGTCGATCCAGTCCTCCTGGGTGGCCGAGGAGCTGAAGGGCGTGCGCAACATCCGCCCGGGCTTCGCCAGGCTGGGCTTCTGGGGCGGCATGGCCCATGCGGCGCTGGACACCTACGTCCTGAAGGGCCGCGCGCCCTGGACGATGAAGCACCACGCGGACCACGAGACGCTGCGCGACGCGGCGCAGAGCCCGCGCATCGCCTATCCGAAGCCCGACGGGGTGCTGAGCTTCGACCGGCTGTCCAGCGTGTTCCTGTCCAACACCAACCACGAGGAGGACCAGCCGGTCCATCTGGTGCTGAAGGACCCGGCGCGCTGGAAGCCGGTGAACTGGGACCGCTTCCGCAGCCCCGAGAGCCGCTACTGCCCGGCCGCCGTCTACGAGGCGGTGGGGCCGGAGGCGGAGCGCGTGCTGAAGGGCGAGCCTGACGCCCAGGCGCTGGAGGCGCCGGGCGGGCAGAGTGCCGAGGTCGAGGCCGGCGACGCCGCCGCGCGCCTGGTGATCAACGCGCAGAACTGCGTCCACTGCAAGACCTGCGACATCAAGGACCCCAGCCAGAACATCGACTGGCACACCCCCGAGGGCGGCGGCGGACCCAACTACATCGGCGGCATGTGA